The following is a genomic window from Lagenorhynchus albirostris chromosome 2, mLagAlb1.1, whole genome shotgun sequence.
TGTAGTTCTGTTATAGGGTTACGGCCTACAAACTCAGAGAATCTGACAAATTTTACTTTGTGTGTTTCTCATCATTAAAGAAAACATGTAAAGTGCATTTATAAACATAGAAGCATGACTACGTTCCTGACAGGAGAGAACTTCCAGGTCAGAACTGGATCCTCCCCTTACAATTTTACACATCTGAGTTTTTTCAGATTAGCTTCCAGCTCCCTACATTTCAAACTAGGTTtctgccccaacacacacatagGTCAGGTGCTGGATGTTGTGGGACATTCCTATTCTGATATGACCATCTGTTCATGCACCTTCCTACCCTGGGGCGAAAAGCAAGAGCCTGACATTAGAGACTGCAAACCTCACACACTCTCCACTGAACTCAAACGCATCCCTGATGCAACCCACCTTGGCTCAACCCCAAATGCCTGCAGCCGTGTATCACCCAAGCTGAAAAGGGCTGAAGGAGGGGGCGCAGGAACGTAAAGAGAAAGTGGCCCTCTTCCATCGTGGTTTAAATGTCTTCCTTCTGTAGATTTTACAAACATATGACCATGGGAACACACTGCCAAGGCTCCTCTTTCGGGTCGATGGGAGAGACCCATGGGAGGGGCCCTGAAACTCCAATTTCATTAGCTTCATGGTCGGTTTGCCTCCAATAATAACAAAATACTGGAGACAAGTGtccacagaaaaatggataaacaactggACATAAACGACTTCACAGAAACGCAATGTtacagcagtgaaaataaatgtTCTACAGCTTGCTTACACTTAACAGCTTGGGTGAATCAAAGAAACGTTCAACGATAAAAGCAAATCCCACAAGACTGTGTATCATTTGTATAAAgctcaaaaagagaaaagtcaaaCAATATATCCTTTGGGAATGCCTCCACCTATAATCAAACGACTAAGAATGTCAAGGGGAGACAAAGTTCAGGACAGGGGTGGTCGAGGGAAGAAGCAAGGGGTAGAACCCGGGAAGCGCCCGTATATATGCTCCACGTGGATAATGTGGAGTCACAGGCTTCCGTTTTCTCAGTGTGCTTTAAAACTTACATATTTGCTCAACATGTGATTTCGTGTGCATCCAGTATTAGCCTGAAAGCGCTGGAAGTCCTGGAGCCCTGCGTCCCTCCTTCCGGTCCCGCGCTTTCCCCGTCACTTCACTGCCAGCGGCTCGGGGACCAGCTCCAGCGAAGTGCGACCCCCGGGACCCACCCGGCACGTGACTGTGTGACTATCCCCGCAGTCGGGTGGGGCGGGTGGAAAGGTCCAGAGTATCTCACGTGCACACTAAACCTGCTCCGTTAATTCCAGTTATTCGCCGGCTAGAAGCAGATCAGGGTTCGAGGTCCACGGGGCCTCACCCACTGCCCGcaacacccctcccacccccgcctccaAGCTTGCCgacccccccactcccacccccgtccccgcccccgcccctttCCCGGCGCCTTGACTCttttcctccagccccacccactagaTTACGCGAATTTTTCCAGGATGATCCCCACATCCGCCCCTCCCCACGGAACCCGCCCGCTTCAACCAGTCTCCGGGATTTACAACCAGCCGGAAGCCGGGAAAGGGGCGTGGAAAACGCGCGGAACTgtccgcccccgccccctcccttccGGCCTCTCCGTCGGGCCCCGCCTTCCCCGCGCGCAGCGGCGTATCCCAAAAGCCGGAAAAGTGGAATCTGCGCTCCGCACGGTTCCCCAGCGGCAGGGTGGCCGCGTGGCCGCGTGGCCGGGCTCATCGGCCGGAAGCCCGGCCCAGCGCCTCAAGGGGGAGCTGCACCCGAGAGGGAGCGGACGCGGCCGCAGTCCGCGCGGGTGAGCGTGCCCCCGGCCCCACGGCTCGGGCCTGCCTCCCGTCCTACTCCTCTCGTGCGGGACCCGGGCGCCGAGCCGTGGCGGCGGGACGGGCTCCTGCGcagtcccctcccccactccctgtcATCGCCCCCACCTCCGGCCTCTTGCCCAGCGCGCTCCGCCCGGGCCATGGCAGCGCCGTGACGTCACGCGCCTCTGCGTGCGGAGCCGCGGTGGAGCGGGCGACGCACGTGGGGGTTGACGTCGGGGGGAGGGACGACgcccagggggaggggaggggcgttGGCGCGAACAGGAGCAACGCGTCTGCAGCCCCGCCAGCTCCGCCTCTGTTCCGTCGCGGGGACCTGCGTTTCGAGCTCCTCCCTCTCGAGTGCAGCCgccccccacgcccacccccttGACCTTTTCGGGGACTTGAGGTGGTAACCCTAGACCTTCACTTGTAATTTCGTTGgaatttttctggaaaaatggAATCTGGCAATGTATCCTAAGAATTTTTGTTTTGAGAAAAATGTTTCTTAGCATGTTTGGCAGCCCCCAAATTAGGTTAAAGCCTGTTTACCAAACGCTGTTATTTTGCAAAAAACTGTTTGGTTGTAAATGGGAAGCGCTGTGGTTGGAGGCTTGCACACGCTGAGAAGGTGTGAGCTTCAAGTCCCTCAGCCTCCAGGTGCTGAGTCCCCCGTGAGAACTGACCCTACGTAAGAGAACACGCGTGTGTACTTCGCGCTCAGCTCTGACCTTGGAACCTAGTAACTGCTGCACACGTATTACTAGTGATCTTGTGGCTTCGTTTTAAAGACTCCAGTTGTGAAGtagacctttttctttttgtgttttcgtTTGTGAACGTGTAACAGAAGGGTTTACCCCAGAATTTCTGTGATGTCTGGTATGTCAAAGTGCAAGTCAGTCCACAGACGGAGGTCAGTGGTGTGAAGCCGTGTGCAGTGTATGCAGACAGAACTGTCCTCACCCGGCGGACTCGGGCGGGGGCGGAAGGGAAGCTTGATGGGAGCATcgccttctttgttcttttgaagCAAAACCTGGGGACATGATGAACTTAGGGTTCTTTATCTGTGACTTTATTGAGGGTAAAATAAATCTCAGTGTATAATTTCTTCCACAGAATATTGAAGGATGTTCATTCCAAGATCCCTGAAAGTCAGGCGGAATGCTGACGATGATGATAGAAGTTGTGCAGCCAAGAAAGTCAAACCAGAAGCAGAAGACCCCCAGCTGGGTGCGGGCGGGGATGGTCCAGCCGATGATGCCTCGGGTACCAAAGAAGCTGCACTAGCGGCACATCACGGCGCCCAGCCGTACCCTCTCCCCGGGCCTGCCAGCCAGGTGCCTGAGGGGGGTCTGGCTGGACCTGGGCAACGGGCGCAGGACAGCGATCTCCTCGAAGAGCCGGTGAAGTCCTTCTCCAAAACACAGCGCCAGGCCGAGCCCGGGGAGCCAGTGTGCGTGGTATGCGGGCGCTACGGAGAGTACATCTGCAATGAGACGGATGAAGACGTGTGTAGCCTGGAGTGTAAAGCAAAACACCTTCTGCAGGTGCGCGGAGCGGAGGCGCTGTTAGCGCCGGGCGGTCCACAGAAAGCGGATTCTGAGCCAGCGGCTCCACATCCTGCTTCGTATGTCTACACCGAGCACGCCTTCATCTCGAACCTTCGGGAGGACCAGATTGAAAACCTCAGACGGCAGCTGGGAATCGTGGTTCAAGGGCCAGGCGTCCCCAGGCCCATCATTGACTTTGAGCATTGCGGCTTCCCTGAGGCCTTAAACCTCAACCTGAAGACCTCGGGCTACGagatccccacccccatccagatGCAGATGGTCCCCCTGGGGCTTCTGGGCCGAGACGTGCTGGCCAGCGCGGACACTGGCTCTGGGAAGACGGCCGCCTTCCTGCTTCCCGTCATCATGCGAGCTCTGTTTCAGGTAAGGTAGAGCTCACCTGTATGAGCCTCAAGAACAGTCAAGGTGTTTACCAAGCGTCATCCTCAGCTACGTTAAAATTGCAAACTGAAACCAAGTACTTCGATCTTTAGTCACTGGaactaaattttattatattgaacCAGTCTCTTCATTGAAGGTCTAAAAAATTGCTTTCCTTACAAAGTGT
Proteins encoded in this region:
- the DDX59 gene encoding probable ATP-dependent RNA helicase DDX59 isoform X3 produces the protein MFIPRSLKVRRNADDDDRSCAAKKVKPEAEDPQLGAGGDGPADDASGTKEAALAAHHGAQPYPLPGPASQVPEGGLAGPGQRAQDSDLLEEPVKSFSKTQRQAEPGEPVCVVCGRYGEYICNETDEDVCSLECKAKHLLQVRGAEALLAPGGPQKADSEPAAPHPASYVYTEHAFISNLREDQIENLRRQLGIVVQGPGVPRPIIDFEHCGFPEALNLNLKTSGYEIPTPIQMQMVPLGLLGRDVLASADTGSGKTAAFLLPVIMRALFQSKMPSALILTPTRELAIQIEHQAKELMSGLPRMRTALLVGGLPAPPQLHRLRQHVQVIIATPGRLLDMIKQSAVELGGIKIVVVDEADTMLKMGFQQQVLDVLENVPRDCQTLLASATIPASIEQLASQLLRDPVRIITGEKNLPCSNVRQIVLWVEEPAKKKKLFEILNDKKLFKPPVLVFVDCKLGADLLSEAVQKITGLKSTSVHSEKSQPERKNILKGLLEGDYEVVVSTGVLGRGLDLVSVKLVVNFDMPPSMDELEEWGG